From a region of the Balaenoptera musculus isolate JJ_BM4_2016_0621 chromosome 15, mBalMus1.pri.v3, whole genome shotgun sequence genome:
- the GDF5 gene encoding growth/differentiation factor 5, with amino-acid sequence MRLPKVLTFLLWHLAWLDLEFICTVLGAPDLGQRPQGARPGLAKAEAKERPPLAQNIFRPGGHSYGGGATNARAKGGTGQTGALTQPKKDESKKLPPRSGGPEPKPGHPPQTRQAATRTVTPKGHLPGGKAPPKAGSVPSPFLLKKAREPGSPREPKEPFRPPPITPHEYMLSLYRTLSEADRKGGNSSVKLEAGLANTITSFIDKGQDDRGPAVRKQRYVFDISALEKDGLLGAELRILRKKPSDTAKPVAPGSGRAAQLKLSSCPSGRQPAALLDVRSVPGLDGSGWEVFDIWKLFRNFKNSAQLCLELEAWERGRAVDLRGLGFDRAARQVHEKALFLVFGRTKKRDLFFNEIKARSGQDDKTVYEYLFSQRRKRRAPLATRQGKRPSKNPKARCSRKALHVNFKDMGWDDWIIAPLEYEAFHCEGLCEFPLRSHLEPTNHAVIQTLMNSMDPESTPPTCCVPTRLSPISILFIDSANNVVYKQYEDMVVESCGCR; translated from the exons ATGAGACTCCCCAAAGTCCTCACTTTCTTGCTTTGGCACCTGGCTTGGCTGGACCTGGAATTCATCTGCACTGTGTTGGGTGCCCCTGACTTGGGCCAGAGACCCCAGGGGGCCAGGCCAGGATTGGCCAAAGCAGAAGCCAAGGAGAGGCCCCCTCTGGCCCAGAACATCTTCAGGCCGGGGGGTCACAGCTACGGTGGGGGGGCCACCAATGCCAGGGCAAAGGGGGGCACCGGGCAGACAGGAGCCCTGACACAGCCCAAGAAGGATGAATCCAAAAAGCTGCCCCCCAGATCGGGTGGCCCTGAACCCAAGCCAGGACACCCTCCCCAGACAAGGCAGGCTGCAACGCGGACTGTGACCCCAAAAGGACACCTTCCTGGGGGTAAGGCACCACCAAAGGCAGGATCTgtccccagccccttcctgctGAAGAAGGCCAGGGAGCCTGGGTCCCCTCGAGAGCCCAAGGAGCCATTCCGCCCGCCCCCCATCACGCCCCACGAATACATGCTCTCGCTGTACAGGACGCTGTCCGAGGCTGACAGAAAGGGAGGCAACAGCAGCGTGAAGTTGGAGGCTGGCCTGGCCAACACCATCACCAGCTTTATTGACAAAGGGCAAG ATGACCGAGGTCCTGCGGTCAGGAAGCAGAGGTACGTGTTTGACATTAGCGCCCTGGAGAAGGATGGGCTACTAGGGGCCGAGCTGCGGATCTTGCGGAAGAAGCCCTCGGACACAGCTAAGCCAGTGGCCCCCGGCAGTGGGCGAGCTGCCCAGCTGAAGCTGTCCAGCTGCCCCAGCGGCCGACAGCCGGCAGCCTTGCTGGATGTGCGTTCCGTGCCAGGCCTGGATGGATCTGGCTGGGAGGTGTTCGACATCTGGAAGCTCTTCCGAAACTTTAAGAACTCGGCCCAGCTGTGCCTGGAGCTGGAGGCCTGGGAACGGGGCCGGGCCGTGGACCTCCGTGGCCTGGGCTTTGACCGGGCTGCCCGGCAGGTCCATGAGAAGGCCCTGTTCCTGGTGTTTGGCCGCACCAAGAAACGGGACCTGTTCTTTAATGAGATTAAGGCCCGCTCTGGCCAAGATGATAAGACCGTGTACGAGTACCTGTTCAGCCAGCGGCGAAAGAGGCGGGCCCCACTGGCCACGCGTCAGGGCAAGCGGCCCAGCAAGAACCCCAAGGCCCGCTGCAGTCGGAAGGCGCTGCATGTCAACTTCAAGGACATGGGCTGGGACGACTGGATTATCGCGCCCCTGGAGTACGAGGCCTTCCACTGTGAGGGGCTATGCGAGTTCCCCCTGCGCTCCCACCTGGAACCCACGAACCATGCAGTCATCCAGACCCTGATGAACTCCATGGACCCCGAGTCCACGCCACCCACCTGCTGTGTGCCCACGCGGCTGAGTCCCATCAGCATCCTCTTCATTGACTCCGCCAACAACGTGGTCTATAAGCAGTACGAGGACATGGTCGTGGAGTCTTGTGGCTGCAGGTAG